The genomic window TGCCGGCATCGATGGCATTCGCCTGGCCAGCGGGCATTGGCTTTTGATCTACAACGACACGACGAAGGGGCGCAACAGCCTGGCCGTTTCGCTTTCTGATGACGAGGGAAAAACCTGGCCGATCACAAGGCACCTCGAAAAGCACGAAGATGGCAGCTATCACTACCCGGCCGTCATCCAAGGGGCCGACGGCACGATCCATTTCCTCTACAGCTACTTCGTGAAAGGGGGCAAAAGTATGAAGCACGTCGCCGCGAACGAAGCATGGGTGCGGCAAGGGGATACCGCCGCCTCCCGGTAAGCTGCCCGCCGGCTCAGCGGATTGCTGGCAGTGCTTGAGACTTGCTTGGACGTTTTTTTATGGGCGCCGGTCCGGCATTCGGCCGATGTGGTCTCTAGACCCGTAAAGTCTGGGCAACCGTCAGTGACCCCGCAGGCCGCAAGCGCCGTGAGCGCTCGCTGGTCGCGGCGCGGTCGCGGATCTCCAGACGTTCCTAGGAGCTAGGGAGTCCCGCCGTGAAACGCTTTTTCGTCACGCTGACCTTAGTTTCGTTATTCGGTTCGGCCGTCACACCGGCCGCGAAAGCCGATTATGCCTTCGGCAGCTTCGGGCCGCCTGGCGGTTACTATTCCTGTTGGCGTCCGTGGTGGGGCGGGCTATGGGGTTGGGGGCCGTGGAGCGGCTGCTCGGGGTACCCCGCGTACAAATGCTCGCCGACATCGGGCTACCGTTATCGGCCTTGCCTGTACCCTCCGTCGTCGAACTACTACGGCTACCCGCGCGACGAAGGTACAGGTTACTCGCAATACCCGCGAGAGTTCATCTACGACTGGCGTCCCGATGAAGGGGACGAGCAGCCAGCGCGACCCGGCGTACGGCCGCAATATGATCCTGAGCGCGACGAAACCGTTTACGAGCCGCAAATGCGCCGCCGAATGCGGTAAGGCATCTCAGTTTCGACGTCCCGCATCGGATCTAGCGCACTTCAAGCGGTGCATAACGCGCGATGATCGCCTTGGCGGCGCGCAGGCCATCGAGGGCTGCGCTGATAATGCCTCCGGCGTAGCCGGCGCCTTCGCCGATCGGGTATAAGCCCGCCACGCCCACGCTTTCGATGGTTTCCTCGTGGCGCGGAAAACGCACCGGCGCGCTGCCGCGGGCTTCGGGCGCGACCAACGTGGCGTTGGCCAGGAAACGACCGCGCCAGCGCCGATCGAGCATCGGCAACCCACTGCGGAGCGCCACCAGCACGCTTGGCGGAACAAGGGACGATATGTTGCCCGGCGCGAGCTGGCGCGTGTAGCTCGTCGGCACGGTTCCCCTGGTCGGGCGGCCCGCCAGAAAGTCGCCAGCCCATTGAGTGGGGCAGGCGTATTCGCCGCGGCCGAATTCAAAGGCCTGGCGTTCGTACGCGCGCTGCAGTTCAACCCCCGCGAGCACGTGCGTCGAGCCAAAGTCGGCCGGTTCGAGCGTGACCATCATGCCGCTATTGGCGAATGGCGAAGCCCGCCGCGACAGGCTCATGCCATTGGTGCAAAAGTAACCCGGCTCGGAGACGCTAGGGATGACCTGGCCGCCGGCACACATGCAGAAGCTGAAGAGATTGATTTTGCCGCGCGCCACCAGGCTGTAATCGGCGGCACCCAGGCGATCCTCCAAGTGCCCATCGCCGTACTGAGCGCGATTCACTTGCTCCTGCGGTTGCTCGATACGGACGCCGATCTGAAATGGCTTTTGCTCCATTGGCACACCCCGCGCGTGCAGCATTTCGTACGTATCCCGGGCACTGTGTCCGATAGCCAGCACCAAAAGCGAGCAGGGCATATGACCCGCCGAGGTGGTCACGCCGTGCAGACGCCCATCGCTGATATGCACGTCTTCCAGGCGGCAGCCGAAGCGGATTTCTCCCCCGGCGGCCAGAATTCTCTGCCGCCAGGCTTTGACCACCGCCGGCAAGCGATTGCTGCCCAAGTGCGGACGATGTTCGTAAAGGATTTCCGGCTTTCCCTTGCAGTCCGCGAAGAGTTGGAGGATGCGTTGCACGTCTGGCCCGCTCGCCCGGCACGTTAGCTTGCCGTCGCTGAACGTGCCGGCTCCTCCTTCGCCGAACAGGTAATTGCTCTCGGGATCGAACGCTCCGCCTGCGTCGAACGACTGCACGTCGCGCACGCGCGCCGAGACAGGCTGGCCGCGTTCGAGGACCAGGGGCCGGTAGCCGCTTGCGGCCAGAAAATAGGCCGCGGCGAGCCCCGCCGGTCCGCTGCCGACGATGATCGGCCGCGATTCAAGCGGCGCGCTTCCGGACGTTGGTAGAACGAACTGCGGTTCGTCGAACGCCTCTGCCGTGATGCCCGAGCGTGGCTTGCCTGCGTGGGCGAGTATCGACGCTTCGTCG from Pirellulales bacterium includes these protein-coding regions:
- a CDS encoding NAD(P)-binding protein gives rise to the protein MPIRVSNIRLGVDESERALAEHAARALGIRENEIRRWRILRKSLDARNKADLRFVYAAEVVADDEASILAHAGKPRSGITAEAFDEPQFVLPTSGSAPLESRPIIVGSGPAGLAAAYFLAASGYRPLVLERGQPVSARVRDVQSFDAGGAFDPESNYLFGEGGAGTFSDGKLTCRASGPDVQRILQLFADCKGKPEILYEHRPHLGSNRLPAVVKAWRQRILAAGGEIRFGCRLEDVHISDGRLHGVTTSAGHMPCSLLVLAIGHSARDTYEMLHARGVPMEQKPFQIGVRIEQPQEQVNRAQYGDGHLEDRLGAADYSLVARGKINLFSFCMCAGGQVIPSVSEPGYFCTNGMSLSRRASPFANSGMMVTLEPADFGSTHVLAGVELQRAYERQAFEFGRGEYACPTQWAGDFLAGRPTRGTVPTSYTRQLAPGNISSLVPPSVLVALRSGLPMLDRRWRGRFLANATLVAPEARGSAPVRFPRHEETIESVGVAGLYPIGEGAGYAGGIISAALDGLRAAKAIIARYAPLEVR